From Pogona vitticeps strain Pit_001003342236 chromosome ZW-PAR, PviZW2.1, whole genome shotgun sequence, one genomic window encodes:
- the NELFB gene encoding negative elongation factor B: MFAGLQELGVANGEDLKETLTNCTEPLKAIEQFQTENGILLPTLQSALPFLDLHGTPRLEFHQSVFDELREKLLERISAIAAEGKVEERYKKLEDLLEKSFPLVKMPSIQPVVMCVMKHLPKVPEKKLKLVMADKELYKACAVEVKRQIWQDNQALFGDEVSPLLKQYILEKENALFSSDLSVLHNFFSPTPKTRRQGEVVQKLTQMIGKNVKLYDMVLQFLRTLFLRTRNVHYCTLRAELLMSLHDLDISEICTVDPCHKFTWCLDACIRERFIDNKRARELQGFLDGVKKGQEQVLGDLSMILCDPFAINTLALSTIRHLQELVGQDLLPRESPDLLLLLRMLSLGQGAWDMIDSQIFKEPKMEVDLITRFLPLLMSFVVDDYTFTVDQKLPSEDKGPAPYPSTVPEMFPKFLQEHRIACEIGLYYMLHITKQRNKNAFLRLLPALGETFNDLAFGDIFLHLLTSNLTLLADEFAQEDFCTSLLDGFFLPACSRKENVHRHVLRLLLHLHHKVAPAKMESLQKALEPTKQSSEALKELYHQLGEKLELRNASPVAQAADPPSMDLPLATVPTPATL; this comes from the exons ATGTTCGCCGGCTTGCAAGAGCTCGGGGTGGCCAACGGGGAGGATCTGAAAGAGACGCTGACCAATTGCACGGAGCCCCTCAAGGCCATCGAGCAGTTCcag ACGGAGAATGGCATCTTACTGCCCACCCTCCAATCCGCCTTGCCCTTTCTGGACCTCCACGGCACCCCCAGGCTGGAGTTTCACCAGTCCGTGTTTGACGAGCTCAGGGAGAAGCTTCTGGAGAGGATCTCGGCCATCGCCGCGGAAGGAAAGGTCGAGGAAAG GTACAAAAAGCTCGAAGACCTTCTGGAGAAGAGCTTCCCCTTAGTCAAGATGCCTTCTATCCAGCCGGTGGTGATGTGTGTCATGAAACACCTGCCCAAG GTCCCCGAAAAGAAGCTGAAGCTGGTGATGGCCGACAAAGAGCTGTACAAGGCATGCGCCGTGGAGGTGAAGCGCCAGATCTGGCAGGACAACCAGGCCCTTTTTGGCGACGAGGTCTCTCCGCTGTTAAAGCAGTACATTCTGGAGAAGGAGAACGCCCTCTTCAGCTCCGACCTCTCGGTCCTGCACAATTTCTTCAGCCCGACGCCCAAGACGAGGCGCCAGGGAGAG GTGGTCCAGAAGCTCACCCAGATGATTGGCAAGAACGTGAAGCTTTACGACATGGTGCTCCAGTTCCTCCGGACCCTCTTCCTGCGGACGCGCAACGTCCATTACTGCACCCTGCGGGCGGAGCTCCTGATGTCCCTCCACGACCTGGACATCAGCGAGATCTGCACGGTGGACCCTTGCCACAAG TTCACCTGGTGCCTGGACGCTTGCATTCGGGAGCGGTTCATTGACAACAAGCGCGCCCGGGAGCTGCAGGGGTTCCTTGATGGCGTGAAGAAAGGTCAAGAGCAAGTCCTGGG GGATTTGTCCATGATCCTCTGCGACCCGTTCGCCATCAACACTCTCGCCTTGAGCACCATCCGCCACTTGCAGGAGCTGGTTGGCCAGGACCTGTTGCCCAGG GAAAGTCCGGACCTGCTCCTGCTTTTAAGGATGCTCTCCCTGGGACAAGGGGCCTGGGACATGATCGACAGCCAGATCTTCAAGGAGCCCAAAATG GAAGTGGATCTGATCACCCGATTCCTTCCCCTGCTGATGTCCTTTGTGGTGGACGATTACACCTTCACCGTGGACCAGAAGCTGCCGTCGGAAGACAAGGGCCCAGCGCCCTATCCCAGCACCGTCCCAGAAATGTTTCCTAA ATTTCTCCAGGAGCACCGGATCGCCTGCGAGATCGGCCTCTACTACATGCTCCATATCACCAAGCAGAGGAACAAGAACGCGTTTCTCCGGCTGCTCCCAGCCCTGG GGGAGACCTTCAACGACCTAGCGTTTGGGGACATTTTCCTCCACCTGCTCACCAGCAACCTCACCCTCCTGGCTGACGAGTTTGCCCAAGAGGACTTTTGCACCAGCCTCTTGGATGGCTTCTTTCTCCCCGCTTGCTCAAG GAAGGAGAACGTCCACCGGCACGTGCTGAGGCTTTTGCTCCACCTCCACCACAAAGTGGCACCGGCCAAGATGGAGTCCCTGCAGAAGGCCCTGGAGCCTACCAAACAG AGCAGCGAAGCCTTGAAGGAGCTGTACCACCAGCTGGGTGAGAAGCTGGAACTCCGCAACGCCAGCCCGGTGGCCCAGGCGGCCGACCCCCCTTCCATGGACTTGCCCTTGGCGACTGTACCCACCCCGGCCACACTTTAG
- the LOC110087464 gene encoding uncharacterized protein LOC110087464 codes for MYKGNLTKSAPIMLEEKPTASVEHSSAQIIKPFRKKKGTRKRRVKSRPCQWRPAKTRLKIRGKRCTLQAFVNKRLPPQRREMCFSNLMQGSPPSKKTADVGWSNSPDLPSTGRRFSRKGNVGHSEQRRGFSSVQENQSRLRNPSPVAKRRYHSVSEYQFIYPGRAVFHYTKETVKQQLRSIYLGNAVQKPARNHPRPTQMPSSSWEINGSRRGNLSSTTKCPMGREFLRSIPRGNLAQGLAGLTYKIQRLVLVSNKPLSEPENPPPSPTVGRKASQGQGRPASAGAKPSAEAFQRLGGCLTRKRGHSWAVNQGHSSEVQGKGAAGDVVTVDAQNSVGLMSGKEGCKEASSRIYGGEDSKEEDLQREDAAGSMLAVTTSSKLPATRTRQAVVIPTVTQYASSDSENVETSSCDARSDATMFPGGGPQHAPPCETFCPSVPGEEEPAETPTGCSPEKRRSVGPFGDTERRKVLDAEMPRSP; via the exons ATGTACAAAGGGAACTTGACCAAATCTGCCCCGATAATGCTGGAGGAGAAACCAACCGCCAGCGTGGAACACAGTTCTGCACAGATCATTAAGCCCTTTCGAAAGAAAAAAGGGACTCGGAAACGGCGTGTCAAGTCTCGGCCCTGCCAGTGGCGGCCCGCCAAAACCCGGTTAAAAATCCGAGGCAAGAGGTGTACACTACAAGCTTTTGTTAACAAGAG GTTGCCTCCTCAACGCCGTGAGATGTGTTTCTCCAACTTGATGCAAGGAAGTCCTCCTTCTAAGAAGACAGCCGATGTG ggatgGTCAAACAGTCCTGACTTACCATCTACGGGGAGACGTTTCTCCAGAAAAGGGAACGTGGGTCATTCTGAACAAAGAAGAGGTTTTAGCAGTGTGCAGGAAAACCAGAG CAGGCTGAGAAATCCCAGTCCAGTGGCGAAGAGGCGATACCACTCGGTTTCCGAATATCAATTTATATATCCAG GAAGGGCCGTTTTCCACTACACGAAAGAAACGGTGAAGCAACAGCTGCGGTCGATCTATCTGGGAAATGCCGTCCAGAAACCAGCCAGAAATCATCCGCGCCCAACCCAGATGCCGTCTTCCTCCTGGGAAATAAACGGGAGCCGACG ggGGAATCTAAGTTCGACCACCAAATGCCCAATGGGTCGCGAATTTCTGAGAAGCATCCCGCGCGGTAACCTAGCCCAAGGACTTGCAGGACTGACCTACAAAATCCAGAGGTTGGTGCTTGTGAGCAACAAACCTCTGTCAGAGCCTGAAAATCCACCACCCAGCCCAACAGTCGGCCGGAAGGCATCCCAGGGACAGGGCCGACCCGCTTCGGCAGGAGCAAAGCCCTCCGCAGAAGCCTTCCAGAGGCTGGGCGGTTGCCTGACCAGGAAAAGAGGACACAGCTGGGCCGTAAATCAAGGACACAGCTCCGAGGTCCAAGGAAAAGGAGCTGCCGGAGACGTGGTTACGGTGGACGCCcaaaactcagtgggacttatgtCGGGGAAGGAGGGCTGCAAGGAAGCCTCAAGCCGAATATACGGTGGAGAAGACTCAAAGGAGGAGGATTTGCAGAGAGAGGATGCTGCCGGGAGCATGCTGGCAGTCACCACGAGCAGCAAACTGCCCGCCACCCGCACCCGGCAGGCCGTCGTCATTCCAACCGTCACTCAATACGCATCTAGCGATAGTGAAAACGTGGAAACATCCTCCTGCGACGCTCGCTCGGACGCCACCATGTTTCCAGGCGGGGGCCCCCAGCACGCACCCCCTTGCGAAACCTTTTGCCCATCGGTGCCAGGAGAAGAGGAGCCGGCTGAAACTCCCACGGGCTGTTCCCCGGAGAAAAGGAGATCCGTGGGGCCTTTTGGAGATACGGAGAGGCGGAAGGTTTTGGATGCAGAAATGCCACGTTCCCCGTGA
- the LOC110087426 gene encoding P2Y purinoceptor 2 → MDGSSPTSGRHRLHLLMNATNGTQCHPRELHPAIPALLSVLSVGGLVFNSVSLWIFWFTLKRWNSSILLQFNLALTDAIILPVTPLTVTYFSLGNHWPFGEFLCQLQLFLLSTHLYGSIYFLTLISIHRYKAIVHYNAKNVWRTKSFIKKLIWVFWFLLFLQAFPVFFFMKTSVIGNTVKCLSVFQSELFALYLTYSILLGTLCFLLPFGVSLASYVRLGNFVANISQANLRGRVMKTKTRQMIAVALVIFALCFTPLHVCGTVAAVVGYYDVSCEFLHNVEVAYYVSVVFSMVNCCLDPFLYNAANERFHKFFLKSLARLLFSK, encoded by the coding sequence ATGGACGGCTCTTCTCCAACATCTGGACGCCACCGTCTTCATCTTCTGATGAATGCCACCAACGGGACACAATGCCACCCCCGGGAACTACACCCGGCCATCCCAGCGCTCTTGAGCGTCCTCTCCGTGGGCGGGCTGGTCTTCAACAGCGTCAGCCTCTGGATCTTCTGGTTCACCCTCAAGCGCTGGAACTCCAGCATCCTCCTCCAGTTCAACCTGGCTCTGACCGACGCCATCATCCTGCCCGTCACCCCGTTGACGGTGACCTACTTCAGCTTGGGCAACCACTGGCCCTTCGGGGAGTTCCTCTGCCAGCTCCAACTCTTCCTCCTCAGCACTCACCTCTACGGCAGCATCTACTTCCTGACGCTCATCAGCATCCACCGGTATAAAGCCATCGTCCACTACAAcgccaagaacgtctggaggacGAAGTCCTTCATCAAGAAGCTCATTTGGGTCTTCtggttcctcctcttcctccaagcGTTCCCGGTCTTCTTCTTCATGAAGACGTCCGTCATAGGCAACACGGTCAAATGCCTGAGCGTCTTTCAGTCCGAGCTGTTCGCCCTCTACCTGACCTACAGCATCCTCCTGGGGACCCTctgcttcctccttcccttcgGCGTCTCGTTGGCCTCCTACGTGAGGCTGGGGAACTTTGTGGCCAACATCAGCCAAGCCAACCTCCGAGGGAGAGTCATGAAGACCAAGACCCGCCAGATGATCGCCGTCGCCTTGGTCATCTTCGCCCTCTGCTTCACGCCCCTCCACGTTTGTGGGACGGTGGCCGCCGTTGTGGGATATTACGACGTGTCCTGCGAGTTTCTCCACAACGTGGAAGTTGCCTATTATGTCTCCGTGGTCTTCAGCATGGTCAACTGTTGCCTTGACCCGTTCCTCTACAACGCGGCCAACGAAAGATTTCACAAGTTCTTCCTGAAATCTTTAGCGAGGTTGCTGTTCTCAAAATGA